In the genome of Aspergillus luchuensis IFO 4308 DNA, chromosome 2, nearly complete sequence, one region contains:
- a CDS encoding uncharacterized protein (CAZy:GH2;~COG:G;~EggNog:ENOG410PKJX;~InterPro:IPR006103,IPR006102,IPR006101,IPR006104, IPR036156,IPR008979,IPR017853,IPR013783,IPR023230, IPR023232;~PFAM:PF00703,PF02836,PF02837;~antiSMASH:Cluster_2.2;~go_function: GO:0004553 - hydrolase activity, hydrolyzing O-glycosyl compounds [Evidence IEA];~go_process: GO:0005975 - carbohydrate metabolic process [Evidence IEA]), whose protein sequence is MLKPQQTPFRDIVSLDGLWKFALGSSGNETAAPWTAPLATNLECPVPASYNDIFVDRQIHDHVGWVYYQREAIVPSGWSHQQYLVRVEAATHHGRIYINDHLVAEHVGGYTPFEADITGLVSAGNSFRLTIAVSNVLTHETIPPGRIEVEEFTGKITQVYQHDFFNYAGLARSVSLYSVPKQHIQDIRVVTNVDGTTGLIDYLVTVSNSTTERIKINVVDEDGRNVIEASGTRGTATIDSARLWHPGDAYLYQFQVSIVGSDDSIIDTYSVATGVRTVKVSGNQFLINDKPFYFTGFGKHEDSNVRGKGYDPAYMVHDFQLMNWMGANSFRTSHYPYAEEVMDFADRHGIVVIDETPAVGLSYSIGAGQSSEDSQQTFTPEGINNKTREAHKQAVRELIARDKNHASVVMWSIANEPASHEAGAREYFAPLVDLAHELDSTRPVCFTNYGDATYELDRISDMFNVLCLNRYFGWYTQTGEIEEAEAALEKELLGWEGKYDKPIVMTEYGADTIAGLHSVLGLPWSEEFQVELLDMYHRVFDRVESVVGEQVWNFADFQAAVGVSRVDGNKKGIFTRDRKPKAAAQTLRNRWRHT, encoded by the coding sequence ATGCTAAAGCCCCAACAAACACCTTTCAGAGATATAGTCTCCCTCGATGGACTTTGGAAATTCGCTCTCGGATCCAGCGGTAATGAGACGGCCGCGCCCTGGACAGCACCATTAGCTACCAATCTCGAGTGTCCCGTTCCAGCCTCTTACAACGACATCTTTGTCGATCGTCAGATTCATGACCATGTTGGATGGGTTTACTACCAGCGCGAGGCTATTGTTCCCAGTGGCTGGTCACACCAGCAATATCTCGTGCGCGTCGAGGCCGCCACGCACCATGGTCGCATCTATATCAACGATCATCTGGTCGCCGAGCATGTGGGTGGCTACACACCTTTCGAAGCAGATATCACGGGTCTCGTCTCTGCGGGCAATAGCTTCCGTCTAACTATCGCCGTAAGTAACGTGCTGACTCACGAGACTATCCCTCCGGGCAGGATcgaggtggaggagtttACAGGTAAAATAACGCAGGTCTACCAGCATGATTTCTTCAATTATGCTGGACTTGCACGCTCCGTCTCACTGTACTCTGTTCCGAAACAGCACATCCAGGACATCAGAGTTGTCACTAATGTGGATGGCACAACCGGGCTGATCGATTACCTTGTCACTGTATCAAACTCAACGACAGAGCGCATCAAGATCAACgtggtcgatgaggatggaaggaatgTTATCGAGGCATCAGGTACTCGTGGTACTGCTACCATAGATTCTGCCAGACTGTGGCATCCGGGAGATGCATATCTTTACCAGTTTCAAGTGAGCATAGTGGGCTCGGATGACAGTATAATTGACACTTATAGTGTTGCGACGGGTGTACGCACAGTCAAAGTCAGCGGGAACCAATTTCTCATCAACGACAAGCCATTTTACTTCACTGGCTTTGGGAAACACGAAGACAGTAACGTGCGCGGCAAAGGTTACGACCCAGCGTACATGGTCCACGATTTTCAGCTGATGAACTGGATGGGAGCGAACTCATTCCGCACCTCACACTACCCCTACGCCGAAGAGGTGATGGACTTTGCGGACCGGCACGGAATTGTTGTCATTGACGAGACACCCGCCGTTGGCCTATCATACTCCATCGGGGCTGGTCAGTCCAGCGAGGACAGTCAGCAGACATTCACCCCGGAAGGAATCAACAATAAGACGCGCGAAGCTCACAAGCAAGCAGTCCGGGAGCTCATTGCTCGGGATAAAAACCACGCTAGCGTTGTCATGTGGTCGATTGCTAATGAGCCTGCATCGCATGAGGCAGGAGCTCGTGAGTATTTCGCGCCACTAGTTGACCTGGCCCACGAGCTTGACTCCACCCGTCCAGTCTGTTTTACAAATTACGGAGATGCTACCTATGAGCTTGATCGAATCTCGGATATGTTTAATGTTCTCTGCCTCAACCGCTATTTCGGGTGGTATACCCAAACTGGCGAGATTGAGGAGGCAGAGGCGGCTCTCGAAAAGGAGCTACTGGGCTGGGAGGGCAAATACGACAAGCCCATCGTCATGACAGAATACGGGGCAGATACTATTGCTGGCCTCCATTCTGTGCTTGGGCTTCCGTGGAGCGAGGAGTTCCAGGTCGAACTGCTCGACATGTATCATAGGGTGTTTGACCGTGTGGAGTCAGTGGTGGGAGAGCAGGTCTGGAACTTTGCTGACTTTCAGGCGGCTGTAGGGGTCAGCAGGGTGGATGGTAACAAGAAGGGTATCTTTACGAGGGATAGGAAACCAAAGGCTGCAGCCCAGACTTTGAGGAACCGATGGAGGCATACGTAG